Proteins encoded by one window of Filimonas effusa:
- a CDS encoding FecR family protein, translating into MHVSKELIRRFFEGQCSENEAKEVARWLEQHPEAMDEYYNEEEWKNEPGKDLPDDEWNQMWASLEKQKHKQGRTRIFLYAAAACISIVALFSYLLGTYKIKADSSLATAKTDADDSSYSIMENHSDTTLRFITEDSTVVMLAANASIRYSKLKWKQEREILLNGEASFDVAKDKTRPFVVYTHGLAVKALGTLFSVKAGSASNEVKVRLYEGKVLVTPDNRAVADKRNIFSETLSPGQELVLDKGNTMPYVQYFLKAKEQVFVKRETHKASEQPLTPSGWFEFTSQQLDDVFSTLEVLYGVDISYRRDLVQNMFFIGRFEPTDSIEYILNAIALLNDLHVKKKAGNRFEITGR; encoded by the coding sequence ATGCATGTCAGTAAGGAACTAATAAGAAGGTTTTTCGAAGGGCAATGCAGCGAAAATGAAGCGAAAGAAGTGGCGCGTTGGCTGGAACAGCATCCCGAAGCGATGGATGAATATTATAATGAAGAAGAATGGAAGAATGAACCTGGAAAGGATTTGCCTGATGATGAATGGAACCAGATGTGGGCCAGTCTCGAAAAGCAAAAGCACAAACAGGGACGTACCAGGATATTCCTCTACGCCGCGGCTGCCTGCATTTCTATCGTTGCCTTGTTCAGTTACCTGCTGGGTACTTATAAGATCAAAGCAGATAGCAGCCTGGCAACCGCAAAAACGGATGCCGACGATAGTAGCTATAGTATTATGGAAAACCACTCCGATACTACCCTGCGCTTCATTACCGAAGACAGCACTGTAGTAATGCTGGCAGCGAATGCAAGTATCCGCTATAGCAAACTAAAATGGAAACAGGAAAGAGAAATCCTGCTGAATGGAGAAGCTTCTTTTGATGTCGCCAAAGATAAAACCAGGCCGTTTGTAGTGTATACACATGGACTGGCAGTAAAAGCCCTGGGAACTTTATTCTCCGTGAAAGCAGGCAGCGCTTCGAACGAAGTAAAGGTGCGCTTGTACGAAGGAAAAGTGCTGGTAACGCCCGATAACAGGGCCGTGGCAGACAAAAGAAATATTTTTTCCGAAACACTCTCTCCCGGCCAGGAACTCGTGTTGGATAAGGGAAATACGATGCCCTATGTGCAGTATTTCCTGAAAGCAAAAGAGCAGGTGTTTGTAAAAAGAGAAACGCATAAAGCGAGTGAACAACCTTTAACGCCTTCAGGTTGGTTTGAATTTACAAGCCAGCAGCTCGATGATGTGTTCTCCACGCTTGAAGTGTTGTATGGTGTAGATATCAGCTATCGCAGAGACCTGGTTCAGAACATGTTTTTTATCGGGCGCTTCGAGCCTACCGATTCTATTGAATATATTTTAAACGCTATAGCCTTGTTGAACGATTTACATGTAAAGAAAAAGGCCGGTAACAGGTTCGAAATAACCGGCCGCTGA
- a CDS encoding RNA polymerase sigma factor — MIVAIKNGDEFAFEQAFLQLRGRLYGYFFKKTHSEQDAFDLVQTTFLKLWKYRGSLNEHYSLEQHLFRISKTVFIDYLRKKQKSSQVVALRSAESSCVTSEEFDLKSQVYKALDTMPEIRKKAFELHRFHGFTYSEISSCLSISVKSVDNHVTKAVRQLKKVISIGAY; from the coding sequence ATGATTGTTGCCATTAAAAACGGGGATGAATTCGCCTTCGAACAGGCTTTCCTGCAGCTACGCGGCAGGCTTTATGGCTATTTCTTTAAAAAAACACATTCGGAACAGGATGCCTTCGACCTGGTACAAACCACTTTCCTCAAGCTCTGGAAGTACCGTGGCTCCCTTAACGAACATTACTCGCTGGAACAGCATCTTTTCCGGATCTCCAAAACCGTTTTTATCGACTACCTGCGAAAAAAGCAGAAATCCAGCCAGGTGGTGGCGCTGCGTTCCGCTGAGTCATCCTGTGTCACCTCCGAAGAGTTCGACCTCAAATCCCAGGTATACAAGGCGCTCGACACCATGCCCGAAATTCGCAAAAAAGCCTTTGAATTGCACCGCTTTCATGGCTTCACCTACTCCGAAATATCCTCCTGCCTCTCCATTTCTGTGAAGTCTGTCGACAACCATGTCACCAAAGCCGTCAGGCAATTAAAGAAGGTAATCTCCATAGGAGCGTATTAA